The genomic segment GCGGAGATCTCGAAGCAATCGAAGCAAGGGCTTTTACAGAAAACGCCACTTACAAAACTTTAAGAAGATTTATCAAAGATTTAAACACCCAGCAGTTTTTCAATTATCTATTGCAGGCAAAAATCGAAGAATTTACGCCAGCCCAAGTTCAGGCAGTCCTAGATGAAATCGATGAGCGAAGTTAATCTTCCAGCTTCTTCTCTTTGCTGCATTTCAGGCAAACAAGCTTTTGTTGTTTGCCGAGTTTTTTGACGACGACTCCCCCACATTCACACGGAGTTTTTTGCGGCTCGTCCCACGAGGCGAATTTGCAATCGGGATAATTGGTGCAGCCCCAAAATTTCTTGCGCGTTTTCTTGGCGAATTTTTCGGAGATTTCGCCTTTGCCGCAGTCGGGACATTTGATTCCCATTCCGCTAGCCTTCTTCTCGATGAATTTGCAGTCGGGGTAACCCGAGCAGCCGACGAACATGCCGAAGCGCCCGCGCTTGACCGAAAGCGGCTTGCCGCACTGCGGACAAGTTTGCCCGGCGATTTTGGCATTCATTTCGACTTCCGCCGCTTCCTGTTTCTTGTCGAGCGGCTTGGCGTTTTTGCAATCCGGATAGCCTGAGCAGGAGAGGAATTTACCGAAACGCCCGAGCTTAATCACCATCGGCTTGCCGCACTTGTCGCAAATCTCATCCGTCGTCTCATTCACGACATCCTCTTTTTTAATCGTCTCAGTCTTAGTCTCAATCTCAGCGTGAAAGGGTTTGTAAAATTCGCCAATCATCGCATTCCACTTCGAATTGCCTTCAGCGATTTCGTCGAATTCCGCTTCCATCTTCGCGGTGAATTGGAGATCGACGATTTTCGGAAAATGCTGCACGAGGAAATCATTCACGACCTTCCCTGTATCAGTCGGCGCAAGCGCACGGTCGAGCTTCTCGACATAGCCGCGCGTCTGAATCGTGGAAATCGTCGGCGCATAAGTCGACGGTCGCCCGATGCCTTCGGCTTCCAATTTTTTCACCAACATCGCTTCAGTGTAGCGCGCCGGTGGCTTCGTGAAATGTTGCTCCGATTTCAGCGCGAGCAGCTTTTGAATTTCGTTTTCGAGAATCTCCGGCAGTAATTTTTCGGAATCCTCCGCCGCTTCCTCATCTGAATCGTAGCCGACGGAATACGCCGCGAGCCAGCCGGCGAATTTCACGACCTGACCCGTCGCGCGAAAAGTGTAATTCTTGGCGGCGATATCGACGCCTGTCTGATCGAGCAGGGCGTCCGCCATTTGGCAGGCGAGGAAGCGTTGCCAGATCAATTCGTACAAACGCCACGCGTCGTTTTCCAATTGAGCCTTGAGCGCTTCCGGGAAACGCGCCGGGTCCGTCGGACGAATCGCTTCGTGCGCTTCTTGTGCGCCTTTCGCTTTTTTCGTGAATTTGCGCAGCTCGCTCGGCACGAAATTTTTGCCAAATTTTTCGGAAATAACTGAGCGCGCTTTTTTCACCGCCGACTCCGCGAGATTGGTGGAATCGGTACGCATGTAGGTAATCAAACCTTCGCCGAGATCTTCGCCTTCGTAAAGTTTCTGCGCGAGCATCATCGTCTTCTTCACGCTGAAGCCAAGCTTGCGCGCCGCCTCCGCCTGCAGCGTCGAAGTGATGAAAGGCGGTGCCGGATGGCGCACGCGCTCCTTGCGGTCGATTTTCGCGACGCGGAATTCCGCGCCCCGGAGATCGAGCTCGACTTTTTCCGCCTCATTTTTCCTACTAATTTCGGCTTTCTTGGCATCAATCTTCGCCAGCTCCGCGAAAAATTTATCACCGCGCGGCGTCTCGAAATGCGCACCGACCGTCCAGTATTCGACCGGATTGAAAGCTTCGATTTCGCGCTCGCGCTCGACAATCAAACGCACCGCGACGGACTGCACGCGTCCGGCGGAAAGACCGTAACGAATTTTTTTCCAAATCAGCGGCGACAATTCGTAACCGACCAAACGGTCGAGCACGCGTCGCGCCTGCTGCGCGTCAATCAAATTGCGGTCGAGTTCACGCGGAGACTTAATCGCATTCTGAATCGCCTCTTTGGTGATTTCGTGAAAAACGATCCGCGGCGTTTTTTTGGTCTTCGGAATTTTGAGCGCAGCGAGCAGATGCCACGCGATCGCCTCACCTTCGCGATCCTCATCAGTTGCCAGAATGATTTCGTCCGCCTTGTCCGCCAGTTTTTTTAATTCGGCAATCACTTTCGTCTTGTCCGCCGAGACGATGTACTCCGGCAGGAAGCTGCCCGTCTCGATGTCGATGCCCATTTTGGATTTCGGCAAATCACGCACATGTCCCATCGACGCACGCACTGTGAAGTCTTTGCTGAGAAATTTGGTGATCGTCCGCGCCTTCGCAGGAGACTCGACAATGACAAGTTTTTTCATTTGAAGGATTATAACGATAATAGAAAACTTTAACGATTAGAAAGATAAAAGTGTTTTGAAGATTATAGAGGCTTTTTGAAATTCATGAATTGCGTAAATAAATAAGCGGTCATGTTTATCAAATCAAAAAAGAGCCCGAGGAAATCCCTAAGGCTCTTTAAAGCTCTTTCTAATCTTTACAATCCTTCGTTCGATTCCGCTGAAAGTTTTTTTTACAGCCAATAACCAATGTAAGAGAGATAACCACCCGCCGCGAGTAAAACAATCATCGCGATTTTCATCACAATCCCATTTTTGACAATCGGATTGGAGATTTTGAAAAGCAGATTTGGGACAATGAGAAAAGTCGCGCCCTTGAGAATAGCCGACCAACCGACGAGAGTAATCACACCCGCCGCGGACCATTCCCAGATATTGTGATTGTTGACGATGAGCAATCCCATGACCATGATGAGAATCCCCGTGAAATAAATCAGCCCTTGATTCGCCTCGAAGTCTTTCAGGATTTTTTTGTAAAACTTCGGATGCGCGATGAACCCAATCGCCGCCGCGATCATGACTGGCCCGATGATTTGAGCGAGTGCTGTGGTGGTCATTTTTAAGGGGGTTAAATAATGAACACATAAATTGTACAAGAAATTTGGTCGAGCTGGCAAATGAAAAACATTTAGAAACGTAGAGTACCGCACGACCTGCGTGAAAAGTGAGAAGGCAAGAGAAAATTACTGCACTACTCTTAACTCACCTAGGGCTTTTTCTGTAAGTACATACGGCTTCCTCGCACCAATCTTTTTAGCGGTCACAATTCCATCCTTCTCGAGTTTATGTAGATCATGAAGTGCCGTTATGTAAGTGACGCCTGTCATCGATGTAGCACTTTTAGCTGTTAGCGTATTTGATTGTTTTTTAAATAGATATTTAACTATTGATAATTGACGATCATTAAGCACATATTTATCAGAAAAAATTTTCCATACGAATTTTGTCTCTTCAATATCTTGTAAATATTTATGAAAATCATCAAGTGCTTGATTTATTTTTTGCAAGTTGTAGTC from the Patescibacteria group bacterium genome contains:
- the topA gene encoding type I DNA topoisomerase — translated: MKKLVIVESPAKARTITKFLSKDFTVRASMGHVRDLPKSKMGIDIETGSFLPEYIVSADKTKVIAELKKLADKADEIILATDEDREGEAIAWHLLAALKIPKTKKTPRIVFHEITKEAIQNAIKSPRELDRNLIDAQQARRVLDRLVGYELSPLIWKKIRYGLSAGRVQSVAVRLIVEREREIEAFNPVEYWTVGAHFETPRGDKFFAELAKIDAKKAEISRKNEAEKVELDLRGAEFRVAKIDRKERVRHPAPPFITSTLQAEAARKLGFSVKKTMMLAQKLYEGEDLGEGLITYMRTDSTNLAESAVKKARSVISEKFGKNFVPSELRKFTKKAKGAQEAHEAIRPTDPARFPEALKAQLENDAWRLYELIWQRFLACQMADALLDQTGVDIAAKNYTFRATGQVVKFAGWLAAYSVGYDSDEEAAEDSEKLLPEILENEIQKLLALKSEQHFTKPPARYTEAMLVKKLEAEGIGRPSTYAPTISTIQTRGYVEKLDRALAPTDTGKVVNDFLVQHFPKIVDLQFTAKMEAEFDEIAEGNSKWNAMIGEFYKPFHAEIETKTETIKKEDVVNETTDEICDKCGKPMVIKLGRFGKFLSCSGYPDCKNAKPLDKKQEAAEVEMNAKIAGQTCPQCGKPLSVKRGRFGMFVGCSGYPDCKFIEKKASGMGIKCPDCGKGEISEKFAKKTRKKFWGCTNYPDCKFASWDEPQKTPCECGGVVVKKLGKQQKLVCLKCSKEKKLED